One window from the genome of Pelodictyon luteolum DSM 273 encodes:
- a CDS encoding cytochrome c biogenesis protein, with the protein MIIDFTAAAYLSIAFWASGSLLGLAARGSAVMKRAATGLNLGGSLVMIAFIAMYWSALERPPLRTLGETRLWYAALIPLVGLLVEQRWNISWLKYYCMALAAFFLSINLMHPEVFDKALMPALQSPWFIPHVVVYLVGYVLLAASSVAGWHNIFLTWRKKNTLQNDAIGHYLALLGFVFLTFGLVFGALWAKDAWGNYWSWDPKETWAFIAWLIYLGYLHASSWKVRRLNLQWYLALAFLVLLVSWFGVNYLPTAANSVHTYQQS; encoded by the coding sequence ATGATCATTGATTTCACAGCTGCGGCATACCTTTCAATCGCCTTCTGGGCATCCGGCAGCCTGTTAGGGCTTGCCGCAAGGGGCAGCGCCGTCATGAAAAGAGCGGCAACAGGGCTCAACCTCGGCGGCTCGCTCGTCATGATCGCCTTCATCGCCATGTACTGGTCGGCGCTCGAACGCCCACCCCTCCGTACCCTCGGTGAAACCCGCCTCTGGTATGCGGCGCTTATTCCGCTGGTTGGGCTCCTTGTCGAGCAGCGCTGGAACATCTCCTGGCTGAAATACTACTGTATGGCGCTCGCGGCATTCTTCCTCTCCATCAACCTCATGCACCCGGAGGTCTTCGACAAGGCCCTGATGCCTGCTCTGCAGAGCCCGTGGTTCATCCCTCACGTCGTCGTCTACCTGGTCGGCTATGTGCTGCTTGCAGCATCATCGGTGGCGGGATGGCACAACATCTTTCTCACCTGGAGAAAAAAGAACACCCTGCAGAATGACGCGATCGGCCACTATCTGGCACTGCTCGGGTTCGTCTTCCTTACCTTCGGGCTGGTGTTCGGTGCACTCTGGGCCAAAGACGCCTGGGGAAACTACTGGTCATGGGATCCGAAGGAGACCTGGGCATTCATCGCCTGGCTGATCTACCTCGGCTACCTGCATGCCTCAAGCTGGAAAGTCAGGCGACTGAACCTCCAGTGGTACCTGGCGCTGGCCTTTCTGGTGCTGCTTGTCAGCTGGTTCGGCGTCAACTACCTGCCGACGGCGGCCAACAGCGTACACACATACCAGCAGAGCTAG
- the ablB gene encoding putative beta-lysine N-acetyltransferase, whose product MTDTIEQYKGALIHHGSLSRRIYLMDLADADPFTLPDELVGLACRNGYSKIIAKVPIGFSDPFLECGYREEARIPGFYGGRDMMLFLALFLDSNRAVAKDGDDIGKIAVMAHALPHSPVDAVAEEFQIRQCTPDDISAMSAIYREVFPSYPFPIDDPKWLLETMNTHVDYYGVERGGRLVALASSEMDLVGKSVEMTDFATLPDWRGRGLALHLLRTMEDGMRKKGMLTAFTIARAASVGMNITFARAGYRFGGTLVNNTNISGGIESMNVWHKSLH is encoded by the coding sequence ATGACAGATACCATTGAACAATATAAGGGCGCACTCATCCACCACGGTTCCTTAAGCCGGCGGATCTATCTGATGGACCTGGCTGATGCAGATCCTTTCACGTTACCTGATGAACTCGTCGGGCTTGCCTGCCGGAACGGGTACAGCAAGATTATTGCGAAAGTGCCGATCGGCTTCTCCGATCCGTTTCTGGAGTGTGGTTACCGGGAGGAGGCTCGAATTCCGGGTTTTTATGGAGGCAGGGACATGATGCTGTTTCTTGCGCTGTTTCTTGATTCAAACCGGGCTGTCGCAAAGGATGGAGACGACATCGGGAAGATCGCAGTCATGGCCCACGCGCTTCCTCACTCGCCGGTGGATGCTGTTGCTGAAGAATTTCAGATCCGGCAATGCACACCCGACGACATTTCCGCCATGAGCGCCATTTACCGGGAGGTTTTCCCCTCCTATCCGTTTCCGATCGATGATCCTAAGTGGTTGCTGGAGACCATGAACACCCATGTAGACTACTATGGGGTAGAGCGTGGAGGGCGCCTTGTGGCGCTTGCTTCATCTGAAATGGATCTTGTTGGAAAGAGTGTGGAGATGACCGACTTCGCGACCCTTCCGGACTGGCGTGGTCGCGGTCTGGCACTGCATCTGCTGCGGACGATGGAGGACGGGATGCGGAAGAAGGGGATGCTCACGGCCTTTACCATCGCCCGTGCGGCATCGGTTGGGATGAATATCACCTTTGCCCGTGCCGGCTACCGGTTCGGCGGCACTCTGGTCAACAACACCAATATCTCCGGAGGAATCGAGAGCATGAATGTGTGGCACAAAAGCCTTCACTGA
- the ablA gene encoding lysine 2,3-aminomutase, translating to MTLSLAQQQIIQRIDHNATLSDWQDWKWQMRHSVRTLSAFESLLGITLSDEQRKAFGQTVAKFPMSITPYYLSLINTRDMANDPVFLQSVPSPRELEIMTGDMADPLHEDADSPAPCVTHRYPDRVLLLVSNTCPMYCRHCTRKRKVGDRDTIPGRSAISEGIDYIRRTPQVRDVLLSGGDPFLLSDDYLDWILGELQAIEHVEVIRIGTRTPVVLPQRITPALVAVLKKHQPVWVNTHFNHPREITQSSRNALALLADGGLPLGNQTVLLSGINDCPRIMKALVHKLVRNRVRPYYLYQCDLSEGLSHFRTPVGKGIEILESLIGHTSGFSVPTYVIDAPGGGGKIPVMPNYLISWSTNKVVLRNYEGVITTYKEPDSYLPTFCDRNCDRCDLQLNLDDADAMEAIGIQQLLSDHDATISLIPSSNERLSRRRGEEE from the coding sequence ATGACCTTATCACTGGCCCAGCAACAGATTATCCAGAGGATCGACCATAACGCCACTCTTTCGGACTGGCAAGACTGGAAATGGCAGATGCGCCACAGCGTCCGCACCCTTTCAGCTTTTGAATCCCTTCTCGGCATCACCCTTTCGGATGAACAGCGCAAGGCCTTCGGCCAGACGGTCGCGAAGTTCCCGATGTCCATCACCCCCTACTACCTCTCGCTCATCAACACCCGGGACATGGCGAACGATCCTGTTTTCCTGCAGAGCGTGCCCTCCCCGCGTGAACTCGAGATCATGACGGGCGACATGGCTGATCCGTTGCACGAGGATGCAGACAGCCCGGCTCCCTGTGTGACCCACCGTTACCCCGACAGGGTTTTGCTTCTGGTGAGCAACACCTGTCCGATGTACTGCCGTCACTGCACCCGCAAGAGGAAGGTGGGTGACCGGGATACCATTCCCGGCCGTTCGGCAATCAGTGAGGGCATCGACTACATCCGCCGGACTCCGCAGGTTCGAGATGTGCTGCTGAGCGGCGGCGACCCGTTCCTGCTCTCAGACGACTATCTCGACTGGATACTCGGGGAGCTTCAGGCCATAGAGCACGTCGAGGTCATCCGTATCGGCACCCGGACTCCCGTGGTGCTGCCGCAGCGCATCACGCCGGCGCTGGTTGCCGTTCTGAAAAAGCACCAGCCGGTGTGGGTGAACACGCATTTCAACCACCCGCGCGAGATCACCCAGTCGTCCAGAAACGCTCTGGCTCTCCTTGCCGATGGCGGACTGCCGCTCGGCAATCAGACCGTGCTGCTCTCCGGCATCAACGATTGCCCGCGCATCATGAAAGCGCTCGTACACAAACTCGTGCGCAACCGCGTACGCCCCTACTACCTCTACCAGTGCGACCTGTCCGAAGGGCTTTCGCATTTCCGCACACCGGTTGGCAAGGGGATCGAGATTCTTGAGAGCCTGATCGGCCATACGAGCGGCTTTTCCGTTCCGACCTATGTGATCGATGCGCCGGGCGGCGGAGGAAAGATCCCTGTCATGCCGAACTACCTGATTTCATGGTCGACGAACAAGGTTGTGCTGCGCAACTACGAAGGAGTGATCACCACGTATAAAGAGCCGGATTCCTATCTGCCTACCTTCTGCGACCGAAATTGCGATCGCTGCGACCTGCAGCTCAATCTTGATGATGCCGACGCCATGGAGGCCATCGGCATCCAGCAGCTGCTCTCGGACCATGATGCCACCATTTCGCTCATCCCGTCCTCGAACGAGCGCCTTTCACGACGAAGGGGAGAAGAGGAGTAA
- a CDS encoding MarR family winged helix-turn-helix transcriptional regulator produces MQHAVLPEEGSDGRGYHALRRITRALDVHSRKLHREWKITSPQLLCLHTLQKESVHTLSLLAAELQLSLSTVNGILDRLEARGLVSRSRSLEDQRKVLLGITPAGQALIDSVPELMRDSYLRAFGRMPADEQMLLSELLVKLARHFDPEITPAYHDLITGPATDYPEDRP; encoded by the coding sequence ATGCAGCATGCCGTGTTGCCGGAGGAAGGGTCCGACGGAAGGGGGTACCATGCCCTGCGCCGTATTACACGGGCTCTTGATGTGCATTCCAGAAAGCTTCACCGGGAGTGGAAGATCACCTCTCCACAGCTGCTCTGCCTGCATACCCTGCAAAAGGAGAGTGTGCACACCCTTTCGCTGCTTGCCGCCGAACTGCAACTCAGCCTCAGCACGGTGAACGGCATTCTTGATCGTCTTGAGGCTCGCGGGCTTGTGTCGCGTTCACGCTCGCTGGAGGATCAGCGGAAGGTATTGCTCGGCATCACTCCTGCCGGGCAGGCTCTTATCGACTCGGTGCCCGAACTGATGCGCGATTCCTATCTGCGTGCGTTTGGTCGAATGCCTGCAGATGAGCAGATGCTCCTTTCGGAGCTGCTTGTAAAGCTTGCCAGGCATTTTGACCCGGAAATCACACCTGCATACCATGACCTTATCACTGGCCCAGCAACAGATTATCCAGAGGATCGACCATAA
- a CDS encoding Gfo/Idh/MocA family oxidoreductase produces the protein MKKEIRIGFLGSGWARIAQAPAFSLMDDVVLAAVASPTEKHRTKFMESFAITEGFEDWRGMLDRHLDLVCVTTPPFLHRDMVTELLEAGSSVICEKPFALNVAEAESMFNASLSAPGLALLDHQLRFHPAVRTMKQMIESGEIGKVFDVRAIVNLSSRNRPDQPWTWWSDRERGGGALGAIGSHLVDLNRFLIGELSEVSCNLTTSIPQRPDRDGKMRQVTSDDSFSMMMRFGPSSIALNCPSLMQVTTVGSYTWFSFEVSGSLKSIRLDGAGRLWEIETGGAKSGRSLIDAPRWKLVEPILPWDELVLQEKIRHSSLAVHGIFAVGFAFLAHRAVKAIRNGDVRIPDAAGFADGLVVQKVLAAAATSHRLRQWVKP, from the coding sequence ATGAAAAAAGAGATACGGATCGGTTTTCTTGGAAGTGGATGGGCGCGCATCGCCCAGGCACCGGCGTTTTCCCTGATGGATGACGTCGTGCTTGCCGCTGTGGCGAGTCCCACAGAAAAACACCGTACAAAGTTCATGGAGTCGTTCGCCATCACGGAAGGATTCGAGGACTGGCGCGGGATGCTCGACCGGCATCTCGACCTGGTCTGCGTGACTACCCCTCCGTTCCTTCACCGCGATATGGTGACGGAGCTTCTGGAAGCCGGATCGAGCGTCATCTGTGAAAAGCCCTTCGCCCTCAATGTCGCAGAGGCGGAATCGATGTTCAACGCTTCGCTTTCGGCACCGGGCCTTGCTCTCCTTGACCACCAGCTCCGGTTCCACCCCGCGGTCCGAACCATGAAACAGATGATCGAGAGCGGTGAGATCGGAAAGGTTTTCGACGTGCGCGCCATTGTCAACCTTTCAAGCCGCAACCGGCCTGACCAGCCCTGGACCTGGTGGAGCGACCGTGAACGGGGCGGGGGAGCCCTCGGTGCCATCGGTTCGCATCTTGTCGACCTTAACCGCTTTCTGATCGGGGAGCTTTCTGAAGTTTCCTGCAACCTCACGACCAGCATCCCCCAGCGGCCGGATCGCGATGGGAAAATGCGTCAGGTGACCTCCGACGACAGTTTTTCGATGATGATGCGCTTCGGCCCATCTTCCATTGCCCTCAACTGCCCCTCACTCATGCAGGTCACAACAGTCGGCTCATACACCTGGTTCTCGTTCGAAGTATCCGGCAGCCTGAAGTCCATCCGCCTTGATGGTGCAGGCCGTCTATGGGAGATAGAGACTGGTGGCGCAAAGAGCGGGCGCAGCCTCATTGACGCCCCCCGCTGGAAACTGGTAGAGCCCATCCTGCCCTGGGACGAACTCGTGCTGCAGGAGAAGATCCGTCACTCGTCTCTGGCCGTCCACGGCATTTTCGCCGTCGGCTTCGCTTTCCTCGCCCACCGGGCCGTCAAGGCCATCCGCAATGGGGACGTGCGCATCCCCGATGCTGCAGGGTTCGCCGACGGCCTCGTCGTCCAGAAGGTTCTGGCCGCCGCCGCCACTTCCCACCGCCTCCGCCAGTGGGTCAAGCCCTGA
- the hemN gene encoding oxygen-independent coproporphyrinogen III oxidase: MATNLAEKYSNPGPRYTSYPTIPSWSTDGVSQEQWKEAMVKGFNDSNETTGISMYIHIPYCENYCYFCGCNAHRTQDHSFEGPYLDALLKEWQMYLDVFPGTLNVKEMHIGGGTPTFFSPENLTRLIDGLYKHVNRMDGYIFSFETNPRSTTKEHLLALYNVGFRRLSFGIQDFDPIVQKEINRPQSFELVKEKVDLARQIGFTSVNFDLVYGLPKQNLGTITDTIQKVMQLRPDRLAFYAYGHNPHMYEGQRNFKEEDLPVGDAKQELYDKGRAMLESIGYHEIGMDHFAIETDALYVASRNGTLHRNFMGYTENTTQMMLALGSSSISDTWYAFAQNERTDGAYIKAVNEGRFPLHRGHMLTPEDLVLRRHILNLMCKQETSWADPALYTEELDVARYRLEDMENDGMVVLGENSVKVTDAGIPYLRNICMAFDALLWRSDSLSKAYNVSRDIQKGYIEKARLAKEQKQKAV, encoded by the coding sequence ATGGCAACCAATCTTGCAGAGAAGTACAGCAATCCCGGCCCACGCTACACCAGCTATCCGACCATTCCCTCATGGAGCACCGACGGCGTCTCCCAGGAGCAGTGGAAAGAGGCTATGGTCAAGGGTTTCAACGACAGCAATGAAACCACCGGCATCAGCATGTACATCCACATTCCGTACTGCGAGAACTATTGTTATTTCTGCGGATGCAACGCCCACCGCACTCAGGACCACTCTTTCGAGGGTCCGTACCTTGATGCCCTTCTGAAAGAGTGGCAGATGTACCTCGACGTGTTCCCCGGCACCCTCAACGTCAAGGAAATGCATATCGGCGGCGGTACACCGACCTTCTTCAGCCCCGAAAACCTCACCAGGCTCATCGATGGTCTCTACAAGCATGTGAACCGCATGGACGGTTACATCTTCAGCTTCGAGACCAACCCCCGTTCAACGACGAAAGAGCATCTTCTTGCGCTCTACAATGTCGGCTTCCGCCGCCTGAGCTTCGGTATCCAGGACTTCGACCCGATCGTGCAGAAGGAGATCAACCGTCCCCAGTCGTTTGAACTGGTAAAGGAAAAGGTCGATCTTGCCCGCCAGATCGGCTTCACTTCCGTCAATTTCGATCTGGTCTACGGCCTTCCCAAGCAGAACCTCGGCACCATCACCGACACCATCCAGAAGGTTATGCAGCTCCGTCCAGACCGTCTGGCCTTCTATGCCTACGGCCACAACCCGCACATGTACGAAGGGCAGCGCAACTTCAAGGAGGAGGACCTCCCCGTCGGCGACGCAAAGCAGGAACTCTACGACAAGGGCCGTGCCATGCTCGAGTCGATCGGCTACCACGAAATCGGCATGGATCATTTCGCCATCGAGACCGATGCGCTCTATGTGGCGTCCAGGAACGGCACCCTGCACCGGAACTTCATGGGCTACACGGAAAACACCACCCAGATGATGCTGGCGCTCGGCTCATCATCCATCAGCGACACCTGGTACGCATTCGCACAGAACGAGCGGACTGACGGCGCCTACATCAAGGCGGTCAACGAAGGCCGCTTTCCGCTGCACCGCGGCCATATGCTCACCCCCGAGGATCTGGTGCTCCGCCGCCACATTCTCAACCTCATGTGCAAGCAGGAGACCTCATGGGCTGATCCGGCACTCTACACCGAAGAGCTCGACGTCGCCCGCTATCGTCTCGAGGATATGGAGAATGACGGCATGGTCGTCCTCGGAGAGAACAGCGTGAAGGTGACGGACGCCGGCATTCCCTATCTCCGCAACATCTGCATGGCGTTCGATGCCCTGCTCTGGCGTTCCGACAGCCTGTCAAAGGCCTACAATGTGTCGCGCGACATCCAGAAGGGTTATATTGAAAAAGCCAGACTTGCCAAGGAACAGAAACAGAAGGCCGTCTGA
- the purE gene encoding 5-(carboxyamino)imidazole ribonucleotide mutase produces the protein MNIQDNAGTIPQVGIIMGSDSDFDIMKEAVKVLEEFGVPSEISVISAHRTPRDLEAYASGARARGLKVIIAGAGGAAHLPGVTAALTELPVVGVPIFNQKLSGQDALYAIVQMPAGIPVATVGIDNARNAALLAVQILAISDTELMQALTAFRLKLADASRQKTGKIRQRLHENN, from the coding sequence ATGAACATACAGGACAACGCTGGAACGATACCACAGGTCGGCATCATCATGGGCTCCGATTCGGATTTCGACATCATGAAGGAGGCGGTGAAGGTGCTTGAAGAGTTCGGGGTGCCTTCTGAAATCTCCGTCATTTCAGCCCACCGCACTCCGCGCGACCTTGAGGCGTACGCCTCGGGAGCACGGGCACGCGGACTCAAGGTCATAATCGCCGGTGCCGGCGGCGCGGCCCATCTGCCGGGTGTGACCGCCGCTTTGACCGAACTGCCTGTCGTCGGCGTACCCATATTCAATCAAAAGCTCAGCGGACAGGATGCGCTCTACGCTATCGTACAGATGCCTGCCGGCATTCCGGTGGCGACCGTCGGCATAGACAACGCCCGAAACGCAGCACTCCTTGCCGTGCAGATCCTTGCGATTTCCGACACCGAACTGATGCAGGCTCTCACGGCCTTCCGCCTGAAACTTGCGGATGCATCGCGCCAGAAAACCGGAAAAATCCGCCAGCGGCTGCATGAAAACAACTGA
- a CDS encoding cupin domain-containing protein encodes MKTTEFWIRHLGLERHPEGGWYRETWRTTRSVPFTGESPFGGDRSFATAIHYLLEGTERSRLHRIHSDELWLWHAGSALRVDAFGSGHTAFVLGPEPENGECLQGVVPAGCWFGASLEDCAPQNYALVSCVVAPGFDFRDFTFARKEDLLVQYPQHRGIIEKLT; translated from the coding sequence ATGAAAACAACTGAATTCTGGATCCGGCACCTCGGGCTCGAGCGCCATCCCGAAGGAGGCTGGTACAGGGAGACCTGGCGAACCACCCGATCCGTTCCTTTCACCGGGGAAAGCCCGTTCGGCGGCGACCGGTCCTTTGCGACCGCCATCCATTACCTGCTCGAGGGTACGGAGCGTTCACGGCTCCACAGGATCCACTCCGACGAACTCTGGCTGTGGCACGCAGGCTCGGCCCTCAGGGTGGATGCATTCGGCAGTGGCCACACAGCCTTCGTCCTCGGACCGGAACCCGAAAACGGAGAGTGCCTGCAGGGGGTGGTGCCGGCCGGGTGCTGGTTCGGAGCCTCGCTTGAGGATTGTGCGCCTCAGAACTATGCGTTGGTCAGCTGCGTGGTGGCACCGGGATTCGACTTCAGGGACTTTACATTCGCCCGGAAAGAGGATCTCCTCGTGCAGTACCCCCAGCATCGCGGCATCATTGAAAAGCTCACTTGA
- a CDS encoding NAD(P)/FAD-dependent oxidoreductase: MKKRVVIVGGGFTGMNAARVLGNRADVEVTLIDRRNYHLFQPLLYQVAMSALDEGDIAAPLRNMLSIYNNITVYKGIVERVDTENHTIHTDFGPVEYDYLILACGVRHHYFGNNQWEENAPGLKTLSQAKEIRRRVLEAYEAAERSNDPVERKKLLTFVIVGGGPTGVELAGSIGEMSRYTLSKLYHQIDPKLTRIFIVEAAPRILGSFSPELASKATRSLEQLGVQVWTSSMVNDVDENGVQIGNERIEAATVLWAAGVTAIRIGDNFGAETDRIGRIVVEGDLSVPGHPEIFVGGDQACLFNSEGKPLPGMAPVALQEGNFIGKTIIRDLKGKVRKPFQYKDKGQMATIGRNRAIVEIGNIKFDGTPAWFTWLLVHIYYLTSFKHRVFVLMQWGWSYFTFGFGARLIVNREWRFYPEAGPSRKEPAP; the protein is encoded by the coding sequence ATGAAAAAGAGAGTTGTTATCGTTGGCGGAGGATTCACGGGCATGAATGCCGCGCGAGTCCTCGGCAATAGAGCAGATGTCGAAGTTACCTTGATCGACAGGCGGAACTACCATCTTTTCCAGCCGCTCCTCTATCAGGTCGCCATGTCGGCGCTTGATGAGGGGGACATCGCCGCCCCGCTGCGCAACATGCTCTCCATATACAATAACATCACCGTTTACAAGGGCATCGTAGAGCGCGTCGATACTGAAAACCACACCATCCACACCGACTTCGGACCGGTGGAGTATGACTATCTGATCCTCGCCTGCGGAGTACGCCACCACTATTTCGGCAACAACCAGTGGGAGGAGAACGCGCCCGGCCTGAAAACACTCTCCCAGGCAAAGGAAATCCGCCGCCGCGTGCTGGAGGCCTACGAGGCTGCCGAGCGCAGCAACGACCCTGTCGAGCGCAAGAAGCTGCTCACATTCGTCATCGTCGGCGGCGGGCCAACCGGCGTGGAACTTGCCGGCTCGATCGGCGAGATGAGCCGCTACACCCTCTCGAAACTCTACCACCAGATCGACCCGAAACTAACCCGTATCTTCATCGTCGAAGCCGCGCCGAGGATCCTCGGATCGTTCTCCCCGGAACTGGCCAGCAAGGCAACCCGCTCCCTAGAGCAGCTCGGCGTGCAGGTCTGGACCAGCAGCATGGTGAACGATGTCGATGAAAACGGCGTGCAGATCGGCAACGAGCGGATCGAGGCGGCAACCGTACTCTGGGCTGCCGGCGTCACAGCCATCCGCATCGGCGACAACTTCGGCGCCGAAACCGACCGGATCGGCAGAATCGTGGTCGAAGGCGACCTTTCGGTCCCCGGTCATCCGGAAATCTTCGTCGGCGGCGACCAGGCCTGCCTCTTCAACAGCGAAGGCAAACCCCTTCCCGGTATGGCTCCGGTCGCACTGCAGGAAGGCAATTTCATCGGCAAAACCATCATACGCGACCTTAAAGGAAAGGTAAGGAAGCCCTTCCAGTACAAGGACAAGGGACAGATGGCCACCATCGGCAGGAACAGGGCGATTGTCGAGATCGGCAACATCAAGTTCGACGGTACCCCTGCATGGTTCACATGGCTTCTGGTCCACATCTACTACCTCACCAGCTTCAAGCACCGGGTATTCGTGCTGATGCAGTGGGGTTGGTCCTACTTCACCTTCGGCTTCGGCGCCCGCCTCATCGTAAACCGCGAATGGCGGTTTTACCCTGAAGCCGGCCCCAGCAGGAAAGAACCCGCTCCGTGA
- a CDS encoding aspartate aminotransferase family protein, which produces MNTLPVNRETEEQLFFHNYSRLPIAVTHGEGAWLVADDGTRYLDMIAGIGVNALGYGDQRLEQAITMQASKLIHASNLFMMRPQFELAAKLLQLSGLSKIFFANSGTEAVEAAIKMARKWAADNGNGEKNEVLSLSNCFHGRTYGAMSLTAKPQYVEGFHPLLPALGMIEFNDMEDLELRVSGKTAAVFIEAVQGEGGIHRVSKAFSDRLMALREQYGFLIVADEIQAGCGRTGTFFSYEQLGLEPDLVCLAKPLGGGLPLSAVIGSEKVAGVLTYGSHGTTFGGNPVACAAGLAMIEAIESDKLMERATQTGAFFQEELSKLALRHSAITDIRQYGLMIGITVEREAKYYVERALQRKVIMNATSRNVIRLLPPLVIGREEAQYCINVLDEILTEEKAGA; this is translated from the coding sequence ATGAACACACTGCCAGTCAACCGCGAAACCGAAGAGCAGCTTTTTTTTCACAACTACTCCCGCCTCCCCATTGCCGTCACGCATGGTGAAGGCGCCTGGCTGGTGGCGGATGACGGCACCCGCTACCTCGACATGATTGCCGGCATCGGCGTCAACGCGCTCGGCTACGGTGACCAGCGCCTGGAACAGGCCATCACCATGCAGGCCTCGAAGCTCATCCACGCCTCGAACCTCTTCATGATGCGCCCCCAGTTCGAACTGGCCGCAAAACTCCTGCAGCTCTCAGGCCTCTCAAAGATCTTTTTCGCCAACAGCGGTACGGAAGCCGTTGAGGCGGCGATCAAAATGGCACGCAAATGGGCCGCCGACAACGGGAACGGAGAGAAGAACGAGGTGCTCTCGTTGAGCAACTGCTTCCATGGCAGGACCTACGGGGCGATGTCGCTGACGGCCAAGCCCCAGTATGTTGAAGGGTTCCACCCCCTGCTTCCTGCCCTTGGCATGATCGAGTTCAACGATATGGAAGACCTCGAGCTGAGGGTGTCCGGGAAAACTGCCGCGGTCTTCATCGAAGCCGTTCAGGGAGAAGGCGGCATCCACAGGGTATCGAAAGCCTTCAGCGACCGTTTGATGGCGCTGCGCGAACAGTACGGGTTCCTTATCGTGGCCGATGAAATCCAGGCCGGGTGCGGACGTACCGGAACATTCTTCAGCTATGAGCAGCTGGGCCTCGAGCCTGACCTCGTCTGCCTTGCAAAACCGCTCGGCGGCGGGCTTCCGCTTTCAGCCGTCATCGGCAGCGAGAAAGTTGCCGGCGTGCTGACCTACGGAAGCCACGGAACAACATTCGGCGGCAACCCGGTCGCCTGCGCGGCAGGGCTTGCCATGATAGAGGCGATCGAGAGCGATAAACTGATGGAGCGCGCCACCCAAACCGGGGCGTTCTTCCAGGAAGAACTCTCGAAGCTTGCCCTTCGCCATTCCGCCATCACCGACATCCGCCAGTACGGCCTGATGATCGGCATCACCGTCGAGCGGGAGGCGAAGTACTATGTGGAACGTGCCCTCCAGCGGAAGGTCATCATGAACGCAACCAGCCGGAATGTCATCCGCCTGCTTCCGCCACTCGTCATCGGACGGGAGGAAGCCCAATACTGCATCAATGTGCTCGATGAAATCCTCACCGAAGAAAAAGCAGGCGCCTGA
- a CDS encoding energy transducer TonB: MQSNLKKIHSEIDAETKASRWSFSEEFLDTDRLRGIWYGNLSLRRQAHIFLSHGVIAAVMLLFLFWVAAANWGRIMSLFGGSADSGRMLQCYEVVTSVTQLPPPPPLAAPPPAPAVPSVPAAVAPNVGKIKKVKENEVPAEQTIATQKELRQAIQTERVDGSGEGGPVFIPCEKMPGFLDQRKPHYPEMARIAGIEGKVFVSVLIGEDGRPMRAVVMKRIPADCTVFDDVAVRSVMESKYFPGIQNGRAIKVWFTVPIRFQIN, from the coding sequence GTGCAGTCAAATCTCAAGAAAATACACAGTGAAATCGATGCCGAAACGAAGGCATCGCGCTGGTCTTTCAGCGAAGAGTTCCTCGATACCGACCGTCTTCGCGGAATCTGGTACGGCAACCTTTCACTCCGGCGTCAGGCGCATATCTTCCTCAGTCACGGGGTGATTGCCGCAGTCATGCTCCTTTTCCTTTTCTGGGTAGCCGCAGCCAACTGGGGAAGAATTATGTCTCTTTTCGGCGGTTCTGCTGACTCAGGCCGGATGCTCCAGTGCTATGAAGTGGTCACCAGCGTCACACAGCTTCCGCCGCCTCCCCCTCTTGCCGCTCCGCCTCCGGCTCCGGCCGTTCCCTCTGTTCCCGCTGCGGTTGCGCCGAATGTCGGAAAGATCAAAAAGGTCAAGGAGAACGAGGTGCCGGCCGAACAGACCATCGCGACCCAGAAGGAGCTTCGCCAGGCTATCCAGACCGAGCGTGTCGACGGCAGCGGAGAGGGTGGTCCGGTATTTATCCCCTGCGAGAAAATGCCCGGGTTCCTCGACCAGAGAAAACCGCACTATCCTGAGATGGCCCGTATCGCCGGTATCGAGGGGAAGGTGTTCGTCAGCGTCCTCATCGGTGAGGACGGAAGGCCGATGCGTGCGGTGGTGATGAAGCGCATTCCGGCTGACTGCACCGTCTTCGACGATGTCGCCGTGAGATCCGTCATGGAGTCGAAATACTTTCCCGGAATACAGAACGGGCGTGCCATCAAGGTATGGTTCACCGTACCGATCCGGTTCCAGATCAACTGA